One Brassica napus cultivar Da-Ae chromosome A1, Da-Ae, whole genome shotgun sequence genomic region harbors:
- the LOC106386524 gene encoding probable glucan endo-1,3-beta-glucosidase A6 codes for MAFFALFIFTLVALSSSCSYAIGPQNNKTLLSLASRIGINYGRLGNNLPSPYQSINLVKSIKAGHVKLYDADQETLMLLSQTNLYVTIMVPNNQIISIGAEQAAADNWVNTNVLPHYPQTRIRFVLVGNEILSYNSDQDKQIWANLVPAMRKMVNSLRARGIHNIKVGTPLAMDVLRSSFPPSNGTFREEVAAPVMLPLLKFLNGTNSFFFLDVYPYFPWSTDPVNNHLDFALFESNSTYTDPQTGLVYTNLLDQMLDSVIFAMTKLGYPNVRLAISETGWPNSGDIDETGANIFNAATYNRNLIKKMTANPPLGTPARRGSPIPTFLFSLFNENRKPGSGTERHWGILNPDGTQIYDIDLSGTRPVSSLGSLPKPNNNVPFKGNVWCVAVEGANETELGQALDFACGRSNATCAALAPGRECYAPVSVTWHASYAFSSYWAQFRNQSSQCYFNGLARETTTNPGNEQCKFPSVTL; via the exons ATGGCTTTTTTTGCTCTGTTCATTTTCACTCTCGTTGCCCTTTCAA GTTCATGTAGCTACGCAATTGGTCCACAGAACAACAAAACATTGTTATCACTTGCAAGCAGGATTGGTATAAACTACGGAAGATTAGGTAACAATCTCCCATCTCCTTACCAATCAATCAACCTCGTCAAGTCTATTAAAGCAGGCCACGTTAAGCTTTACGACGCCGATCAAGAAACCCTAATGCTCCTCTCTCAGACCAATCTCTACGTCACAATCATGGTCCCTAACAACCAAATCATTTCCATCGGTGCCGAACAAGCGGCCGCAGACAACTGGGTCAACACCAACGTCCTTCCTCACTACCCACAAACAAGAATCCGGTTCGTCCTTGTCGGAAACGAAATTCTCAGCTACAACTCCGACCAAGACAAGCAAATATGGGCGAACCTTGTCCCGGCCATGCGTAAGATGGTGAACTCTCTTAGAGCAAGAGGCATTCACAACATCAAAGTCGGAACACCACTCGCCATGGATGTTCTCCGGTCGAGTTTTCCTCCGTCCAATGGAACATTCCGGGAAGAAGTCGCCGCTCCGGTGATGTTACCGTTGCTGAAGTTTCTCAACGGAACaaactctttcttcttccttgatGTCTACCCTTACTTCCCTTGGTCCACTGATCCGGTTAACAACCATTTGGATTTCGCTCTATTCGAATCGAATTCAACTTATACCGATCCCCaaaccggtttggtttacacCAATCTATTAGACCAGATGCTCGATTCGGTTATCTTCGCGATGACCAAGCTCGGTTACCCCAACGTCCGTCTTGCAATCTCTGAAACCGGGTGGCCTAACTCCGGCGATATCGACGAAACCGGAGCCAACATTTTCAATGCCGCAACTTATAACCGGAATTTGATCAAGAAGATGACTGCTAACCCGCCACTCGGTACACCAGCTAGACGCGGTTCACCAATACCGACGTTTTTGTTctcattattcaatgaaaaccgGAAACCCGGTTCAGGAACAGAGAGGCATTGGGGAATTTTGAATCCTGACGGTACACAGATCTACGATATTGATTTGAGTGGGACAAGACCGGTTTCTAGTCTTGGTTCGTTGCCTAAACCAAATAACAATGTTCCGTTCAAGGGCAACGTGTGGTGTGTGGCGGTAGAAGGAGCTAACGAGACGGAGTTAGGGCAGGCGCTTGACTTTGCTTGTGGAAGAAGCAATGCCACATGTGCAGCTTTGGCACCGGGAAGAGAGTGTTACGCACCAGTTTCGGTTACTTGGCACGCAAGCTATGCATTTAGCTCGTACTGGGCTCAGTTCCGGAACCAAAGCTCCCAGTGCTACTTCAACGGCTTGGCGCGTGAGACCACGACCAACCCAG GAAATGAACAATGCAAGTTCCCTAGCGTTACCCTGTAA